In Desulfuromonas sp. KJ2020, a single window of DNA contains:
- the pheS gene encoding phenylalanine--tRNA ligase subunit alpha, which translates to MKQNFDDMLARARESIESAQTEVTLQEARVRFLGKKGELTAIMKEMGRLSAEERPVIGALANQVKLTLEELFANRLAAIKEREIALRLEKERIDVTLPGRKQYRGSKHPITLVTEEISEIFLSLGFGIAEGPEVEKDFYNFEALNIPKDHPARDMQDTFYVSPEVVLRTHTSPVQIRTMLKHEPPVRVIAPGTVYRRDSDLTHSPMFHQIEGFLVDRHITFGDLKGILTAFVTQYFGRNIGVRFRPSFFPFTEPSAEVDMQCVICGGKGCRVCKNSGWLEILGSGMIDPEVFKSVNYDPAIYSGFAFGMGLERIAMLKYGVNDLRLFFENDMRFLRQF; encoded by the coding sequence ATGAAGCAGAACTTTGATGATATGCTCGCGCGGGCGAGAGAAAGCATCGAATCCGCGCAGACCGAAGTCACCTTACAGGAAGCGCGCGTCCGGTTTCTTGGCAAAAAGGGAGAATTGACCGCCATCATGAAAGAAATGGGCCGTCTCTCCGCTGAAGAGCGTCCCGTGATTGGTGCTCTTGCCAATCAGGTGAAGTTAACCCTTGAAGAACTGTTCGCCAACCGCCTGGCGGCAATCAAGGAGCGTGAAATTGCTCTGCGCCTTGAGAAAGAGCGCATTGATGTTACCTTGCCGGGAAGAAAACAGTATCGCGGTTCTAAGCATCCTATCACGCTGGTGACGGAGGAAATCTCCGAAATCTTCCTTTCCCTTGGGTTCGGTATTGCCGAAGGACCTGAAGTGGAAAAGGATTTTTATAATTTTGAAGCCTTGAACATCCCCAAGGACCATCCTGCCCGCGATATGCAGGACACCTTTTACGTTTCCCCTGAGGTGGTTCTTCGCACCCATACCTCACCCGTGCAGATTCGCACGATGCTCAAACACGAACCACCGGTTCGCGTCATTGCGCCCGGCACGGTTTATCGTCGGGATTCAGACCTGACGCATAGCCCAATGTTTCATCAGATTGAGGGGTTTCTGGTCGACCGTCACATTACTTTCGGTGACCTTAAGGGGATACTGACGGCCTTTGTGACCCAGTATTTCGGGCGGAATATCGGGGTGCGCTTTCGTCCTTCCTTTTTCCCTTTCACCGAGCCCAGCGCCGAAGTGGATATGCAGTGCGTTATCTGCGGTGGTAAGGGCTGCCGTGTATGTAAAAACAGCGGTTGGCTCGAAATCCTCGGCAGCGGCATGATCGATCCAGAAGTTTTTAAATCTGTCAATTATGATCCCGCCATCTACAGCGGTTTCGCCTTTGGGATGGGACTGGAACGCATTGCGATGTTGAAATATGGAGTGAATGACCTGCGTCTGTTTTTCGAAAATGATATGCGATTCTTGCGTCAATTTTGA
- the pheT gene encoding phenylalanine--tRNA ligase subunit beta, giving the protein MIVTSSWIKEFVDFDMSAADLSHRLTLAGLEVDSLEIIGEGLDSVIVARLVSVEPHPQADRLTVCQVDTGKETVQVVCGATNHKKGDCVALAQVGSVLPGDFKIKKSKIRGLESQGMLCSERELGLSEESAGILILPEGLPLGTSVFDALKMKDARFEIGLTPNRSDCLSVLGVAREVGAMVGKPVVAKAVEIPDTDVAISALTSITVEEPELCPRYAARLIQGVSIGPSPAWMVRRLESLGMRSINNVVDVTNYVMMELGHPLHAFDFSLLRGKKIIVKRAGEGEKFNTLDGQERELDSSDLVICDAQGPVALAGVMGGENSEIQPETVDILLESAYFDPRTVRRTSKRLGIHSESSHRFERGADVNMVPVALNRAATLIQELAGGKIATGMLDVYPNQLPERSVTVSAHRTNEVLGLTLSLADIERLLRSIALEVERKGDSEDEVLNVTVPFFRHDLEREIDLIEEVARLNGYDKIPVTMPVGRSVCHTPPASIQASGNARNFLASAGFSEIINYSFVSPSAWDAIALPAGDPRRENVKILNPLTEEQSVMRTTLVPSLLQTVARNLAYRSKDLRLFELRPVFTVRSGEELPHESMRLCAILCGRREPEGWAQENSPVDFYDLKGVAEGILRCFDVDGVSWDGDKMEEPYLHPGKSCALTCRGKHLGVMGEVHPRILDNFEIDTPVYLLDLDVALLQDVSSGFSGFQPLSRFPEVYRDSALLVDEATPANEVLEAANKAKSAEVVEIVLFDVYRGKGVPEGKKSMAIRVRYRSMEKTLTDEEIAALHGKIVKALEKRLGAEIR; this is encoded by the coding sequence ATGATCGTAACTTCAAGCTGGATAAAAGAATTTGTTGATTTCGATATGTCGGCTGCCGACCTGTCCCATCGGTTGACGCTGGCAGGTCTTGAGGTGGACTCTCTTGAGATCATCGGAGAGGGGCTCGACAGTGTCATCGTTGCCAGGCTCGTTTCGGTCGAACCCCATCCACAGGCTGACCGCCTTACGGTTTGTCAGGTGGATACGGGGAAAGAGACCGTCCAGGTTGTCTGCGGTGCCACCAATCACAAAAAGGGTGATTGTGTGGCTCTGGCTCAGGTTGGATCCGTTCTGCCCGGCGATTTTAAGATTAAAAAATCCAAAATTCGGGGGCTCGAATCCCAGGGCATGCTGTGCTCTGAACGGGAACTGGGACTCTCTGAAGAATCTGCCGGAATCCTGATCTTGCCTGAGGGTCTGCCCCTAGGGACTTCTGTCTTTGATGCTTTGAAGATGAAGGATGCCCGTTTTGAAATTGGTCTGACGCCCAATCGCTCGGATTGCCTGAGTGTCCTGGGGGTGGCGCGGGAAGTCGGTGCCATGGTGGGAAAACCCGTGGTGGCGAAAGCGGTGGAAATTCCCGATACCGATGTGGCGATCAGTGCTCTGACGTCCATCACTGTCGAGGAGCCCGAACTTTGCCCTCGGTATGCGGCTCGCCTTATTCAAGGCGTCAGCATCGGCCCCTCTCCTGCATGGATGGTGCGTCGCCTGGAATCTTTGGGGATGCGATCGATCAACAATGTGGTCGATGTGACCAACTATGTGATGATGGAACTTGGTCACCCTTTGCATGCCTTTGACTTCAGCCTGCTGCGGGGTAAAAAAATTATTGTCAAGCGGGCTGGGGAAGGGGAGAAGTTCAACACTCTCGATGGCCAGGAGCGTGAACTGGATTCCAGCGACCTGGTCATCTGTGATGCGCAGGGACCGGTCGCTCTTGCGGGTGTCATGGGGGGTGAAAACTCCGAAATCCAGCCGGAGACAGTCGATATCCTGCTGGAAAGCGCCTACTTCGATCCGCGCACCGTCCGGCGGACCAGCAAGCGTTTGGGCATTCATTCCGAGTCGAGTCACCGATTCGAGCGCGGCGCCGACGTTAATATGGTTCCAGTTGCCCTGAATCGAGCCGCCACCCTGATTCAGGAGCTTGCCGGCGGCAAAATCGCCACCGGTATGCTGGACGTCTACCCCAATCAGCTGCCTGAACGGTCCGTAACCGTGAGTGCACACCGGACCAACGAAGTGTTGGGACTGACCCTGAGCCTTGCGGATATAGAACGTTTGCTGCGCTCCATTGCTCTTGAGGTCGAAAGAAAAGGGGATTCAGAAGACGAGGTCCTGAACGTCACCGTGCCGTTTTTTCGCCACGATCTGGAAAGAGAAATCGACCTCATTGAAGAAGTCGCCCGCCTAAACGGATACGATAAAATTCCGGTAACCATGCCTGTTGGCCGATCGGTTTGCCATACCCCGCCGGCCTCGATTCAGGCCTCCGGCAATGCCAGAAATTTCCTCGCCAGCGCCGGCTTTTCCGAAATCATCAACTACTCTTTTGTTTCGCCCTCCGCATGGGATGCTATTGCACTGCCGGCAGGGGACCCTCGGCGGGAAAATGTCAAAATCCTGAACCCTCTGACCGAAGAACAGTCTGTCATGCGGACGACCCTTGTCCCCAGCCTTCTGCAGACCGTTGCCCGCAACCTGGCCTATCGTTCTAAGGACCTTCGACTTTTTGAACTTCGCCCTGTATTCACGGTGAGATCCGGCGAGGAGTTACCCCATGAGAGCATGCGCCTGTGTGCCATTCTCTGCGGCCGCCGAGAGCCTGAGGGGTGGGCTCAGGAAAACAGCCCCGTTGATTTTTACGATTTGAAAGGCGTCGCCGAAGGGATATTGCGTTGTTTCGATGTTGATGGGGTGTCCTGGGATGGCGATAAAATGGAAGAGCCCTATCTTCATCCCGGCAAATCCTGCGCATTGACCTGCCGAGGAAAACACCTTGGCGTGATGGGTGAGGTGCATCCCAGGATACTGGATAATTTTGAAATCGACACCCCCGTATATTTGCTGGATCTGGATGTGGCTTTGCTCCAGGATGTTTCCAGTGGGTTTTCCGGGTTTCAGCCTCTTTCCCGCTTCCCGGAGGTCTATCGGGACAGTGCTTTATTGGTTGATGAAGCGACCCCGGCCAATGAGGTTCTCGAGGCGGCCAACAAGGCCAAAAGCGCCGAAGTCGTAGAGATCGTTCTTTTCGATGTATACCGGGGCAAAGGGGTCCCTGAAGGCAAGAAAAGCATGGCTATACGCGTTCGCTATCGCTCCATGGAAAAAACTCTGACAGATGAAGAGATAGCCGCGCTTCACGGTAAAATTGTTAAAGCTCTGGAGAAAAGATTGGGCGCCGAAATTCGTTAA
- a CDS encoding MerR family transcriptional regulator codes for MKIHPEKLYFKIGEVAHMTGVKPHVLRYWESEFTCFRPAKTRKNQRIYQQKDVDLILKLKELLHRQGYTIAGAKAKLQNEDSLPVTEKAFQPETSDTQSILKELRNDLAKLRDSMTTNL; via the coding sequence ATGAAAATTCACCCTGAGAAGCTCTACTTCAAGATTGGCGAAGTAGCTCACATGACCGGGGTCAAACCTCATGTCTTGCGGTACTGGGAATCGGAGTTTACTTGCTTTCGGCCGGCCAAGACCCGTAAAAACCAACGGATCTATCAGCAGAAAGATGTCGACCTGATTCTGAAACTCAAGGAGTTGCTCCATCGGCAGGGATATACCATCGCCGGTGCAAAGGCCAAACTTCAAAACGAAGACAGCCTCCCTGTGACGGAAAAAGCATTCCAGCCTGAAACCTCTGACACGCAATCGATTTTGAAAGAGTTGCGAAACGATCTAGCCAAACTCAGAGACTCCATGACCACCAACCTTTAA
- the surE gene encoding 5'/3'-nucleotidase SurE: MLILITNDDGVHSPGLSALVDALAKLGRVVVVAPDRERSAAGHSLTLHSPLRADEIRTDVIAVDGTPTDCVNLGIHGLLSERPALVVSGINKGGNMGDDITYSGTVSAAMEATLMGVPAMAVSLSADSFSYDDFYFSGQAAYALSQKIFDYGLPPDTFLNVNVPKGRPAGARMTRQGKRRYGDVVVENLDPRGRKYYWIGGGELGFENVEGTDFHAVHEGYVSITPLHLDMTNYTSFAGLSRWDLDVFAKLA; encoded by the coding sequence TTGCTTATCCTGATTACCAACGATGATGGAGTTCATTCCCCCGGGTTGAGCGCACTGGTCGATGCTCTGGCTAAACTGGGGCGGGTTGTCGTGGTCGCACCTGATCGGGAACGCAGTGCCGCTGGTCACTCTCTCACGCTACATTCCCCCCTCCGCGCAGATGAAATTCGAACTGACGTTATCGCTGTTGACGGAACACCTACAGACTGCGTCAACCTCGGGATCCACGGCCTTCTCTCCGAACGCCCCGCTCTTGTTGTTTCCGGCATAAACAAGGGAGGGAACATGGGGGATGACATTACCTATTCAGGCACCGTTTCTGCGGCTATGGAGGCCACTCTGATGGGCGTTCCAGCCATGGCTGTTTCTTTGTCGGCCGATTCCTTTTCCTATGACGACTTTTACTTCTCTGGTCAGGCAGCCTACGCGTTGTCCCAAAAAATCTTCGATTACGGGTTGCCACCCGATACTTTCCTGAATGTCAACGTGCCCAAGGGCCGTCCTGCCGGTGCACGGATGACCCGGCAGGGGAAACGCCGATATGGGGATGTCGTGGTGGAAAACCTTGACCCGAGAGGGCGAAAATACTATTGGATTGGCGGCGGAGAGCTAGGATTTGAAAACGTCGAAGGGACCGATTTTCATGCGGTCCACGAAGGATATGTTTCTATAACGCCACTGCATCTCGATATGACCAATTACACATCCTTCGCGGGTCTTTCGCGCTGGGATCTTGACGTTTTTGCCAAGCTTGCCTGA
- a CDS encoding protein-L-isoaspartate(D-aspartate) O-methyltransferase, which translates to MDFSIARRRMVEQLVKGKGVSDPLVLNAMLAVPRHLFVEEAFQSQAYSDFSLPIGEKQTISQPYIVGKMTECLLLKGGERVLEVGTGSGYQAAVLSQIASRVYSVERHPALARRARKVLDQTGCNNVHIKVTDGTFGWEEQAPFDAIIVTAGSPSVPEKYLDQLTCTGRLVIPVGEKGSQILKRIIRNGSQFYEENILDCRFVPLVGQYGWSEKDI; encoded by the coding sequence ATGGATTTTTCCATAGCCCGCCGACGCATGGTTGAGCAACTCGTCAAGGGAAAAGGCGTCAGCGATCCTTTGGTTCTGAACGCCATGCTCGCCGTTCCACGTCATTTATTTGTTGAAGAGGCGTTTCAAAGCCAGGCCTATAGTGATTTCTCTTTGCCTATCGGGGAAAAACAGACCATTTCTCAGCCCTATATTGTGGGCAAGATGACAGAATGCCTGCTTCTCAAGGGCGGAGAACGGGTCCTGGAAGTCGGAACGGGTTCCGGATATCAGGCTGCCGTGCTTTCCCAAATCGCCTCACGTGTCTACTCAGTGGAAAGACACCCTGCTCTGGCCCGCCGGGCACGAAAAGTTCTGGATCAGACCGGGTGCAACAATGTTCACATCAAAGTCACTGACGGAACCTTCGGGTGGGAGGAACAGGCGCCTTTCGACGCGATTATTGTTACCGCAGGTTCGCCCTCCGTACCGGAAAAATATCTCGATCAACTGACCTGCACAGGTCGTCTGGTCATTCCAGTCGGTGAGAAGGGGAGTCAGATTTTAAAACGGATTATCCGCAACGGGAGTCAGTTTTACGAAGAAAACATCCTGGATTGTCGCTTCGTCCCCCTGGTCGGACAATACGGATGGTCGGAAAAGGATATCTGA
- a CDS encoding VTT domain-containing protein, which yields MHLVRRLYDWVLHWAYTPFGAPALFLLAFAESSFFPIPPDVLLLALCISVPAKSFRFALICSLGSVLGGMGGYGIGMVLWEGVSGYFYAYVPGFTPQVFHQVQNLFSTYDFWAIFAAGFTPIPYKVFTIGAGVFDINFPVFVLASAVGRSLRFFLVAWLIFRFGPAMRAFIEKYFNLLTIVFVVLLVGGFIVIRHLL from the coding sequence GTGCACCTGGTAAGGAGACTTTACGATTGGGTTCTTCATTGGGCCTATACACCCTTTGGGGCACCTGCACTGTTTCTGCTGGCCTTCGCGGAATCCTCTTTTTTTCCCATTCCCCCCGATGTCCTTCTGCTGGCCCTCTGCATTTCCGTTCCAGCGAAATCCTTTCGCTTCGCCCTGATATGTTCGTTGGGCTCCGTTCTGGGGGGGATGGGCGGCTACGGCATCGGCATGGTCTTATGGGAAGGGGTTTCCGGGTATTTTTACGCCTACGTTCCCGGATTCACCCCGCAGGTATTTCATCAGGTCCAAAATCTTTTTTCTACCTATGATTTCTGGGCGATTTTTGCGGCAGGATTTACCCCCATTCCCTATAAAGTTTTCACTATCGGCGCTGGCGTATTTGATATTAACTTCCCGGTCTTCGTTTTGGCTTCAGCCGTTGGACGGAGTTTGCGGTTTTTCCTTGTCGCCTGGCTTATCTTCCGTTTCGGACCGGCGATGAGAGCTTTTATCGAGAAGTATTTCAATTTGCTGACGATTGTCTTTGTGGTGCTCCTTGTCGGGGGCTTCATTGTTATCCGGCATCTTTTGTAG
- a CDS encoding peptidoglycan DD-metalloendopeptidase family protein, whose product MRTLIFVVFLISLAGCTPTTGVYHQVGEGQTLYRISRVYGVNEQYLARVNGISDPSRLQVGQKLFVPGAVHQRKVPSTVHSSSPTPAIRSPKPVPVHTPAKPSPSKTVAVAPNKSRPPAAATIPKSMPQTPSKGQFIWPVKGRVVKKFGGGNKGLEIAVPRGSAVVSSGAGRVIYSGNGIRGYGNLIIVKHDNSYFSVYGFNDKNLVSVDSFVSKGDKIALSGVPPGGGEPRIHFEIRQGKEAVNPSLYLP is encoded by the coding sequence TTGCGTACTCTTATCTTCGTGGTTTTTCTAATATCCCTGGCAGGTTGCACGCCGACGACAGGTGTGTACCACCAGGTCGGGGAGGGCCAGACCCTCTACCGCATAAGCCGTGTCTATGGCGTCAACGAACAGTATCTGGCCCGTGTCAATGGGATCAGTGATCCCAGTCGGCTTCAGGTTGGTCAGAAACTTTTTGTTCCGGGCGCAGTCCACCAGCGCAAGGTTCCCTCCACGGTCCATTCAAGTTCCCCCACACCGGCAATCCGATCCCCAAAACCCGTTCCGGTGCATACCCCGGCAAAGCCTTCTCCCTCAAAAACTGTTGCAGTGGCTCCAAACAAAAGTCGACCTCCCGCCGCGGCCACGATTCCCAAATCGATGCCGCAGACTCCCAGCAAGGGCCAGTTTATCTGGCCGGTAAAGGGTCGTGTTGTCAAAAAATTCGGTGGGGGAAACAAGGGGTTGGAAATTGCCGTGCCCCGAGGATCGGCCGTGGTTTCTTCCGGTGCGGGACGGGTCATCTATAGTGGCAACGGAATCCGCGGGTACGGAAATCTCATTATCGTCAAGCATGACAATTCATATTTTTCCGTTTATGGATTTAACGACAAAAATCTTGTTTCGGTCGATTCTTTTGTGAGCAAGGGCGACAAGATTGCTCTTTCCGGCGTGCCTCCCGGCGGTGGGGAGCCCCGGATTCACTTTGAAATCAGGCAGGGCAAGGAGGCAGTCAATCCGAGTTTGTACTTGCCTTAA
- a CDS encoding RNA polymerase sigma factor RpoD/SigA has translation MDELLADFDDSENHEEGDGEEAEISLEAEDESKEEAEAEEDDSHSDDAIKLYLKEIQKTTLLTAQDERDLARRISQGDMAARDRMIESNLRLVVKIAKRYMNRGLPFLDLIEEGNMGLIKAVERFKLSKECRFSTYATWWIRQSIERALVNQSRTIRLPVHVSDDINKFIKISRELLQKLNRDPKIDEIAEAMGVEPHYINRLMVLVKKTYSIEHPMGENNDYSLIDTIEDPTAADPAVLIEDLNKFNRVSDWLDTLSDNERDILTLRFGLDDREPQTLDTIGKRFGVTRERIRQIEAKSLEKLRKIMEESQGSL, from the coding sequence ATGGATGAATTGCTGGCCGATTTTGATGATTCAGAGAACCACGAAGAAGGGGATGGAGAGGAGGCCGAAATTTCCCTGGAGGCCGAAGATGAGTCCAAGGAAGAGGCCGAAGCAGAAGAAGATGACAGCCATTCCGACGATGCTATCAAACTCTATCTGAAGGAAATTCAAAAAACGACCCTTTTGACGGCCCAGGACGAACGGGATCTGGCCAGACGCATATCCCAGGGGGATATGGCCGCCAGGGATCGCATGATCGAGTCCAATCTTCGTCTTGTTGTAAAAATCGCCAAGCGCTACATGAATCGCGGGCTGCCTTTTCTCGACTTGATCGAGGAGGGCAACATGGGGTTGATCAAAGCGGTTGAACGGTTCAAACTCAGCAAAGAATGCCGTTTTTCAACTTACGCTACCTGGTGGATTCGACAATCGATTGAAAGGGCCCTGGTCAATCAAAGCAGAACCATACGGTTGCCGGTTCATGTTTCGGACGACATCAACAAATTTATTAAAATAAGCCGTGAACTTCTGCAGAAGCTCAACCGGGATCCCAAGATCGATGAAATTGCTGAAGCCATGGGGGTTGAACCCCATTACATCAATCGGCTCATGGTTCTGGTGAAAAAGACCTACTCTATCGAACATCCCATGGGGGAAAACAACGACTACAGCCTCATTGATACCATTGAGGACCCCACAGCTGCCGATCCGGCTGTACTCATCGAGGACCTGAACAAGTTCAATCGGGTTTCCGACTGGCTCGATACCTTGAGTGATAACGAACGGGACATTCTAACCTTGCGATTCGGCCTGGATGATCGTGAGCCACAAACCCTGGACACCATTGGAAAGCGTTTTGGGGTTACCCGCGAACGTATTCGGCAGATTGAGGCCAAAAGCCTGGAAAAGTTAAGAAAAATCATGGAAGAAAGCCAAGGCTCTTTGTAG
- a CDS encoding adenine phosphoribosyltransferase, which produces MDELKNIIRDIQDFPKKGIVFKDITTLLSDGRSFHRMVDLIAHRYIGQRIDKVVGVEARGFVLGSALAYKLGAGVTLVRKPGKLPYKTRGKTYQLEYGSDTLEIHEDAFKEGDRVIIADDLLATGGTMVAVYDLVTELGAEVVECAFMAELAFLQGRKKLPEDKVFSLLTF; this is translated from the coding sequence TTGGATGAGCTGAAGAATATTATCAGGGACATACAGGACTTTCCCAAGAAGGGCATTGTGTTCAAGGACATCACAACTCTTCTTTCTGACGGACGAAGCTTTCACCGCATGGTGGATCTTATCGCTCATCGATACATCGGTCAGCGCATCGATAAGGTCGTCGGCGTCGAAGCTCGGGGCTTTGTGCTGGGATCCGCCCTGGCCTACAAACTCGGCGCCGGGGTTACTCTGGTCCGCAAGCCCGGCAAGCTTCCCTACAAGACCCGTGGCAAGACCTATCAACTCGAATATGGATCCGATACGCTGGAGATCCACGAAGACGCTTTCAAGGAAGGTGACCGAGTGATTATTGCCGACGATCTGCTCGCTACGGGCGGAACCATGGTGGCCGTTTATGACCTTGTAACCGAATTGGGAGCCGAGGTGGTAGAATGCGCCTTCATGGCCGAGCTGGCCTTCCTGCAGGGGCGCAAGAAATTGCCGGAGGATAAGGTTTTCAGCCTCCTGACCTTTTAG
- a CDS encoding DUF554 family protein has protein sequence MLLKGTLVNVVAIIVGCVIGRSLGHLLSDRVRNTLMCALGLAVLLIGLQLALQSQQPMIPIGSLILGGLVGELVRLEHRLELFGEYLQKRFSGSGKIAEGFVTASLLYCVGAMAIMGAIQDGFGEKPSILYAKAALDGIASVALTSTLGIGVVFSIIPLFVYQGGLTLLAGLAKTVLTNPVMTEMNSVGGLLIVAISFDLLGIRRLPVGNMLPSIFVAIALMWAFGLA, from the coding sequence GTGCTGCTGAAGGGGACTCTCGTCAATGTTGTTGCGATCATCGTCGGGTGCGTTATCGGACGCAGTCTCGGCCATTTGCTGTCAGACAGGGTGCGCAACACGCTGATGTGCGCTCTGGGGTTGGCCGTTTTGTTGATCGGGCTTCAACTGGCCCTGCAGAGCCAGCAACCCATGATCCCTATCGGCAGTCTTATCCTCGGCGGTTTAGTCGGGGAACTGGTTCGATTGGAACACCGACTGGAGCTTTTCGGTGAATATCTGCAGAAACGCTTTTCGGGTTCAGGCAAAATTGCCGAAGGTTTTGTTACCGCGAGTCTGTTGTATTGTGTCGGTGCCATGGCTATCATGGGGGCAATCCAGGATGGCTTTGGAGAAAAACCATCGATTCTTTACGCCAAGGCAGCCCTTGATGGGATCGCTTCGGTTGCCCTGACTTCAACTTTGGGAATCGGCGTTGTTTTTTCGATAATCCCACTTTTTGTCTATCAGGGTGGGCTTACCCTGTTGGCCGGCCTGGCCAAAACCGTGCTGACCAATCCTGTCATGACTGAAATGAACTCAGTCGGCGGCCTGCTTATCGTTGCTATTTCATTTGACCTCCTTGGCATCAGGCGACTCCCGGTCGGCAACATGCTGCCATCCATTTTTGTGGCCATCGCACTTATGTGGGCATTCGGACTCGCCTGA
- a CDS encoding DUF882 domain-containing protein — protein MMHHKNEKWSYLSRRHFLTMGALSLVSLGLPGQALAQLQKFTATEKTISLHNIHTGERLNKAVFWANGEYVPETLSDIDYLLRDYRNGEVKSIDIQLLDMLHEVRQKVGAFRPYQVISGYRSPETNEFLARNTSGVASKSLHLQGQAIDIRLPGIDLQNLRNAALSLRSGGVGYYPKSQFVHMDTGTPRSW, from the coding sequence ATGATGCACCACAAAAATGAAAAATGGTCTTATCTGTCACGGCGTCACTTCTTGACGATGGGTGCTCTTTCTCTGGTGTCTTTAGGGCTTCCAGGTCAGGCCCTGGCGCAACTGCAGAAGTTTACGGCCACCGAAAAAACGATCTCCTTGCACAACATTCACACGGGGGAAAGGCTTAACAAAGCTGTCTTCTGGGCGAACGGTGAATACGTTCCGGAAACTCTCTCTGATATCGATTATCTTCTTCGAGATTATCGAAACGGCGAGGTTAAGAGTATTGATATCCAGTTGCTCGATATGTTGCATGAGGTACGCCAGAAAGTGGGGGCTTTTCGTCCCTATCAGGTGATATCCGGTTATCGCTCACCTGAGACCAATGAATTTCTGGCCCGTAACACTTCAGGGGTTGCCAGCAAGAGCCTTCATCTTCAGGGGCAGGCCATTGATATCCGGCTTCCCGGCATCGACCTTCAGAATCTTCGTAATGCGGCTCTTTCTCTCCGGTCGGGTGGCGTCGGCTATTACCCCAAGTCACAGTTTGTTCATATGGACACGGGAACCCCGCGATCCTGGTAA